The Streptomyces sp. NBC_00162 genome window below encodes:
- a CDS encoding flavin reductase family protein — translation MSRLAAGVCLITARETPLAADGPRGEDVGMTATAFLSVSLDPPLVLVSVREGSRMDDLLAEQPLWAVSLLADHQLQIAGRFAMKGRISDRLLFADLPCTRGEASGAPLLSGALATLECRTENRVEAGDHTLVIGRVLTAALPSPDGQPLTYFRGRYRHLGQ, via the coding sequence ATGTCCCGGCTGGCGGCAGGCGTGTGCCTGATCACCGCGCGCGAGACCCCTCTGGCGGCGGACGGCCCGCGCGGCGAGGACGTCGGCATGACGGCGACCGCTTTCCTGTCCGTGTCCCTGGATCCGCCCCTGGTGCTGGTGAGCGTGCGCGAGGGCTCGCGGATGGACGACCTGCTGGCGGAGCAGCCGCTGTGGGCGGTCTCGCTCCTCGCCGACCACCAGCTCCAGATCGCCGGCCGGTTCGCCATGAAGGGCCGGATCAGCGACCGGCTGCTCTTCGCCGACCTCCCCTGCACGCGCGGCGAGGCCTCCGGCGCCCCGCTGCTGAGCGGCGCCCTGGCCACCCTCGAATGCCGTACGGAGAACCGCGTCGAGGCGGGCGACCACACGCTGGTGATCGGCCGCGTCCTGACCGCCGCCCTGCCCTCCCCCGACGGGCAGCCGCTGACGTACTTCCGGGGCCGCTACCGCCACCTGGGCCAGTAG
- the arfB gene encoding alternative ribosome rescue aminoacyl-tRNA hydrolase ArfB, with amino-acid sequence MPGPYVIRGSVVLPEGELAWRFSRSSGPGGQHVNTSDSRVELLFDVAATNALPEVWKARALERLASRLVDGVVTVRASEHRSQFRNREMALVRLASLLAEATAPPPKPRRATKIPRGINERRLREKKARAETKRGRTGRDW; translated from the coding sequence ATGCCTGGTCCTTATGTCATCCGCGGTTCGGTCGTGCTCCCCGAGGGCGAGCTCGCCTGGCGTTTCTCGCGGTCCTCCGGACCGGGCGGCCAGCACGTGAACACCTCGGACTCCCGCGTGGAGCTGCTCTTCGACGTGGCGGCGACGAACGCGCTGCCCGAGGTGTGGAAGGCGCGGGCGCTGGAGCGGCTCGCCTCCCGCCTGGTCGACGGGGTGGTGACCGTACGGGCATCCGAGCACCGCTCGCAGTTCCGCAACCGGGAGATGGCGCTGGTCCGGCTGGCTTCGCTGCTGGCCGAGGCGACGGCGCCGCCGCCGAAGCCGCGCCGGGCGACGAAGATCCCGCGGGGGATCAACGAGCGGCGGCTGCGCGAGAAGAAGGCGCGCGCCGAGACCAAGCGCGGCCGCACCGGCCGCGACTGGTAG
- a CDS encoding TerD family protein produces the protein MAVSLSKGGNVSLTKEAPGLAAVTVGLGWDVRTTTGVDFDLDASAIAVNPTGKVVSDGHFVFFNNKSTPDQTIVHTGDNRTGEGAGDDEAINVNLAGLPADVDKIVFPVSIYDAEARSQNFGQVRNAYIRVVNQAGGAEIARYDLSEDAATETAMVFGELYRNGAEWKFRAVGQGYASGLTGIAQDFGVNV, from the coding sequence ATGGCTGTAAGCCTGTCCAAGGGCGGCAACGTCTCGCTCACGAAGGAGGCCCCCGGCCTCGCTGCCGTCACGGTCGGCCTCGGCTGGGACGTCCGTACGACCACCGGTGTCGACTTCGACCTCGACGCCTCGGCCATCGCGGTCAACCCGACCGGCAAGGTCGTCTCGGACGGCCACTTCGTCTTCTTCAACAACAAGTCCACCCCGGACCAGACCATCGTCCACACCGGTGACAACCGCACCGGCGAGGGCGCGGGCGACGACGAGGCCATCAACGTCAACCTCGCCGGTCTCCCCGCCGACGTGGACAAGATCGTCTTCCCGGTCTCCATCTACGACGCCGAGGCCCGCAGCCAGAACTTCGGCCAGGTCCGCAACGCGTACATCCGCGTCGTGAACCAGGCCGGCGGCGCCGAGATCGCCCGCTACGACCTCTCCGAGGACGCGGCGACCGAGACCGCCATGGTCTTCGGCGAGCTGTACCGCAACGGTGCCGAGTGGAAGTTCCGCGCGGTCGGCCAGGGCTACGCCTCCGGCCTCACCGGCATCGCCCAGGACTTCGGCGTCAACGTCTAA
- a CDS encoding GNAT family N-acetyltransferase, with product MILQPLVPVDGDLPGPVLTEIAALYATNHAFFELSGDFPDPGRITVEQVAAALADELAHDGAEVLLARSAGRLVGMATTLAHHPDPASEDPDPWIGLLLIDATAHREGYGRAVATLVEDHFRAAGRAGVRLAVLANNPKALAFWQSQGYGFLRRARDRELGRECTVLRKPLTAELP from the coding sequence GTGATCCTTCAACCGCTCGTCCCCGTGGACGGCGACCTGCCCGGTCCGGTCCTCACCGAGATCGCCGCCCTGTACGCGACGAACCACGCGTTCTTCGAACTCAGCGGCGACTTCCCCGATCCGGGCCGCATCACGGTCGAACAGGTCGCGGCCGCCCTCGCCGACGAACTCGCCCATGACGGCGCCGAGGTCCTCCTCGCCCGCTCCGCAGGCCGGCTCGTCGGCATGGCCACCACCCTGGCCCACCACCCTGACCCGGCCTCCGAGGACCCGGACCCGTGGATCGGGCTGCTGCTCATCGACGCCACCGCGCACCGCGAGGGATACGGCCGCGCCGTGGCCACCCTGGTCGAGGACCACTTCCGGGCCGCGGGACGGGCGGGCGTACGCCTGGCCGTACTGGCGAACAACCCCAAGGCCCTCGCGTTCTGGCAGTCCCAGGGCTACGGGTTCCTGCGCCGGGCCAGGGACCGCGAGCTGGGCCGCGAGTGCACCGTGCTGCGCAAACCCCTCACTGCCGAACTGCCTTAG
- a CDS encoding M1 family metallopeptidase: MEHRALSRLAAPAVAALLALTTACTGGTVHGRPGASGLRDPYFPKAGNGGYQVEHYELDLDYDPGDGLLHGTAVITARAEQGLSSFNLDLSGLKVEGVTVQGAGARYNRTGNELTVRPAEDLEKGEVFVTEVDYSGRPKALTDADGAKEGWITTEDGAVGVGEPVGSMTWFPGNHHPSDKATYDITITVPKGYEAVSNGELRARTTQADGRTAFAWHSPEPMASYLATAVVGKYRVATGRTPSGVALYDAVAPGEAAASAGDLARVPEMVEWGAGRFGPYPFSTAGAIVLPAGTLAYALETQTRPVFSGAPGSEDLVLHELAHQWFGNSVSPKSWKDMWLNEGFATYAEWLWAEDHGGVTAQKRFEAFLAGDTEVDEGADSDWDAFPPAAPPGPEHISGNPVYFRGAMVLHRIRQEVGDEKFFALVRGWAAEHRHGNASTADFTAYAERQTGHDLKKVWDVWLYGKDSPR; encoded by the coding sequence GTGGAACACCGTGCGCTCTCCCGCCTCGCCGCCCCTGCCGTTGCCGCCCTGCTCGCCCTCACCACGGCGTGTACGGGCGGCACCGTGCATGGGCGGCCGGGTGCGTCGGGGCTGCGCGATCCGTACTTCCCCAAGGCGGGCAACGGCGGTTATCAGGTCGAGCACTACGAGCTGGACCTGGATTACGACCCCGGCGACGGCCTGCTGCACGGCACGGCGGTGATCACCGCCCGCGCCGAGCAGGGGCTGAGCTCCTTCAACCTCGACCTCAGCGGCCTGAAGGTCGAGGGCGTGACGGTGCAGGGCGCCGGGGCCCGGTACAACCGGACCGGCAACGAGCTGACCGTGCGCCCGGCCGAGGACCTGGAGAAGGGCGAGGTCTTCGTCACGGAGGTCGACTACTCCGGCCGGCCGAAGGCCCTCACGGACGCGGACGGCGCCAAGGAGGGCTGGATCACCACCGAGGACGGCGCGGTGGGCGTCGGCGAGCCGGTGGGGTCGATGACCTGGTTCCCGGGCAACCACCACCCCAGCGACAAGGCCACCTACGACATCACGATCACCGTGCCGAAGGGCTACGAGGCCGTGTCGAACGGCGAGTTGCGCGCCCGGACCACGCAGGCCGACGGGCGCACCGCGTTCGCGTGGCACAGTCCGGAGCCGATGGCGAGCTATCTGGCGACCGCGGTCGTCGGCAAGTACCGGGTGGCGACCGGGCGGACCCCGTCGGGGGTGGCCCTGTACGACGCGGTGGCGCCCGGGGAGGCGGCGGCGAGCGCGGGGGACCTCGCGCGGGTGCCGGAGATGGTGGAGTGGGGCGCCGGCCGCTTCGGCCCGTACCCCTTCAGCACCGCGGGGGCGATCGTGCTGCCCGCCGGGACCCTCGCGTACGCGCTGGAGACGCAGACCAGGCCGGTCTTCTCCGGCGCGCCGGGCAGCGAGGATCTCGTGCTGCACGAGCTCGCCCACCAGTGGTTCGGCAACTCGGTGTCGCCGAAGTCCTGGAAGGACATGTGGCTCAACGAGGGCTTCGCGACGTACGCGGAGTGGCTGTGGGCCGAGGACCACGGCGGGGTCACCGCGCAGAAGCGCTTCGAGGCGTTCCTGGCCGGTGACACCGAGGTCGACGAGGGGGCCGACTCCGACTGGGACGCCTTCCCGCCGGCCGCCCCGCCCGGTCCCGAGCACATTTCCGGGAACCCGGTGTACTTCCGCGGTGCGATGGTGCTGCACCGGATCCGTCAGGAGGTCGGCGACGAGAAGTTCTTCGCCCTGGTGCGCGGCTGGGCCGCCGAGCACCGGCACGGGAACGCGAGTACGGCCGACTTCACCGCGTACGCGGAGCGGCAGACGGGTCACGACCTGAAGAAGGTCTGGGACGTGTGGCTGTACGGGAAGGACAGCCCCCGCTAA
- a CDS encoding GlcG/HbpS family heme-binding protein, translating into MKTRTRVLTGTALAVALGAGTFGAVSASATTNTGTAAVSAKKQETDDKNFTTSTHLTIDAATRAATAALEAAQKENQKVTVAVVDRNGNTIVTLRGDGAGPQSYESAQRKAFTAVSWNAPTSVLVGRLAQTPNLKDIPGTLFLGGGTPVQANGAPVAGIGVAGAPSGDLDEKFAKAGADALAK; encoded by the coding sequence ATGAAGACCCGCACCCGCGTTCTCACCGGTACCGCCCTCGCCGTCGCGCTCGGCGCCGGGACCTTCGGCGCCGTCAGCGCCAGCGCCACCACGAACACCGGCACGGCCGCCGTCTCCGCGAAGAAGCAGGAGACGGACGACAAGAACTTCACCACCTCGACCCACCTCACCATCGACGCCGCCACCCGCGCCGCCACGGCCGCGCTCGAGGCCGCGCAGAAGGAGAACCAGAAGGTGACGGTCGCGGTCGTGGACCGCAACGGCAACACCATCGTCACCCTGCGCGGCGACGGCGCGGGCCCGCAGTCCTACGAGTCGGCGCAGCGCAAGGCCTTCACCGCCGTGTCCTGGAACGCCCCGACCTCGGTGCTCGTGGGCCGCCTCGCCCAGACCCCGAACCTGAAGGACATCCCCGGCACCCTGTTCCTCGGCGGCGGCACCCCGGTCCAGGCGAACGGCGCCCCGGTCGCCGGCATCGGTGTGGCCGGCGCCCCGAGCGGTGACCTGGACGAGAAGTTCGCCAAGGCCGGAGCCGACGCGCTCGCCAAGTAG
- a CDS encoding sensor histidine kinase, which translates to MDARPPPQEHPVSQPPRKPDTRTLATVMHTAFFLLLGASVARFLLRHPGEPRTPWVIALSIALALLYVLGPALGAAPTARRRLWLGLVVTTWVVLVVLAPSFAWCAVPLFFTALRTLPPRAAIVLVALLTGLVVVAQLKLAKEFDPNLLLAPPAVAALATAVFVHMERQAQAQRALIDDLIRTRRELAATERREGTLAERQRLSMEIHDTLAQNLSSQQMLLQAADRTWDTDPGTARAHVRTATGIAARGLAEARRLVHDLAPAELADGAGLADALRALDAGPDVEVRFHLEGAPAPLPDRVQSALLRIAQGALANVREHSGARTAALTLSFLGDQVVLDIADDGHGFTEPRDDAAERAERGHGLPAMRARVRQLGSTLTIESTPGEGTVLSAAIPLEPTG; encoded by the coding sequence ATGGACGCACGCCCCCCACCCCAGGAGCACCCCGTGAGCCAGCCCCCGCGGAAACCGGACACCCGCACGCTGGCCACCGTCATGCACACGGCGTTCTTCCTCCTCCTCGGCGCCTCGGTGGCCCGCTTCCTGCTGCGCCATCCCGGCGAGCCCCGCACCCCGTGGGTCATCGCCCTCAGCATCGCCCTGGCACTGCTCTACGTACTCGGCCCCGCCCTCGGCGCCGCCCCCACCGCGCGCCGCCGCCTCTGGCTCGGCCTGGTCGTCACGACCTGGGTGGTCCTCGTCGTCCTCGCGCCGAGCTTCGCCTGGTGCGCCGTTCCGCTCTTCTTCACCGCCCTGCGCACCCTCCCCCCGCGCGCCGCGATCGTCCTCGTCGCCCTCCTCACGGGCCTCGTGGTCGTCGCCCAGCTGAAACTGGCCAAGGAGTTCGACCCCAACCTGCTGCTCGCGCCGCCGGCCGTCGCCGCCCTCGCCACCGCCGTCTTCGTCCACATGGAGCGCCAGGCCCAGGCCCAGCGCGCACTGATCGACGACCTGATCCGCACCCGCCGGGAGCTGGCCGCCACCGAACGCCGCGAAGGCACCCTCGCCGAACGCCAGCGGCTGTCCATGGAGATCCACGACACCCTCGCCCAGAACCTCTCCAGCCAGCAGATGCTCCTCCAGGCCGCCGACCGCACCTGGGACACCGACCCCGGCACCGCCCGCGCGCACGTCCGTACCGCCACCGGCATCGCGGCGCGCGGGCTCGCCGAGGCCCGCCGCCTGGTCCACGACCTGGCCCCGGCCGAGCTCGCCGACGGCGCCGGCCTCGCCGACGCCCTGCGCGCCCTGGACGCCGGCCCGGACGTCGAGGTGCGCTTCCACCTCGAAGGCGCCCCGGCCCCGCTCCCCGACCGCGTCCAGTCCGCGCTGCTGCGCATAGCCCAGGGCGCCCTGGCCAACGTCCGCGAACACTCCGGCGCCCGGACGGCCGCACTCACCCTCAGCTTCCTGGGCGACCAGGTGGTCCTCGACATCGCCGACGACGGCCACGGCTTCACCGAGCCCCGCGACGACGCCGCCGAACGCGCCGAACGCGGGCACGGCCTCCCGGCGATGCGGGCCCGCGTCCGCCAGCTCGGCAGCACCCTGACCATCGAATCCACCCCCGGCGAGGGCACCGTCCTCTCTGCGGCCATCCCCCTGGAGCCCACCGGATGA
- a CDS encoding response regulator: MTTILLCDDHVVVRAGLLALLGSEPDIEVLGEAGSGEEAVALAAKLRPDVVLMDLQLGEGIDGVEATRRITALPGPPHVLVLTTYDTDADITRAIGAGATGYLLKAERPEELFAAIHSAAQGRTTLSPPVASRVMAHMRGTRPTLTDRELDILGQLARGLGNRDIARALFISEATVKTHLGRIYDKLGVDTRAGAVSVAKEQRLLP, translated from the coding sequence ATGACGACGATCCTGCTCTGCGACGACCACGTGGTGGTCCGTGCCGGGCTCCTGGCCCTGCTCGGCAGCGAACCCGACATCGAGGTGCTCGGTGAAGCGGGCAGCGGCGAGGAGGCCGTCGCCCTGGCCGCCAAACTCCGCCCCGACGTCGTCCTCATGGACCTCCAGCTGGGCGAGGGCATCGACGGCGTCGAGGCCACCCGCCGCATCACCGCCCTCCCCGGCCCGCCGCACGTCCTCGTCCTCACCACGTACGACACCGACGCGGACATCACACGGGCCATCGGCGCGGGCGCGACCGGCTACCTCCTCAAGGCGGAACGCCCCGAGGAGCTCTTCGCCGCCATCCACTCGGCCGCCCAGGGCCGCACCACCCTCTCCCCGCCCGTGGCCAGCCGCGTCATGGCCCACATGCGGGGCACCCGCCCCACCCTGACCGACCGCGAGCTGGACATCCTGGGCCAGCTGGCCCGCGGCCTCGGCAACCGCGACATCGCCCGCGCCCTCTTCATCAGCGAGGCCACCGTCAAGACCCACCTCGGCCGCATCTACGACAAGCTCGGCGTCGACACCCGCGCCGGCGCCGTCTCGGTCGCCAAGGAGCAGCGCCTGCTGCCGTGA
- a CDS encoding pentapeptide repeat-containing protein, with translation MARKGQQETVKAARRPEVRLPELSVWEAGELEPDGDYDGLEFADLDLTGQEGVGAQFMDCAVRRCVLDEAGLRKARFLDSVLEGVRGVGTDLAGASLRDVELVDARLGGVQLHGAVLERVLVRGGKIDYLNLRQARLKDVVFEGCVLVEPDFGDAVLERVEFRDCALRGVDFGGARMTDVDLRAAGVLEIARGLDSLAGAVISPAQLFDLAPALAAQLGVRVVA, from the coding sequence ATGGCGCGCAAAGGGCAGCAGGAGACGGTGAAGGCGGCGCGGCGGCCGGAGGTACGGCTGCCGGAGCTGTCGGTGTGGGAAGCGGGTGAGCTGGAACCGGACGGGGACTACGACGGGCTGGAGTTCGCGGACCTGGACCTCACGGGGCAGGAGGGGGTCGGGGCGCAGTTCATGGACTGCGCGGTGCGGCGGTGCGTGCTGGACGAGGCGGGGCTGCGCAAGGCGCGGTTCCTGGACTCGGTGCTGGAGGGGGTCCGGGGCGTGGGGACGGACCTGGCGGGGGCTTCGCTGCGGGACGTGGAGCTGGTGGACGCCCGGCTGGGCGGGGTGCAGCTGCACGGGGCGGTGCTGGAGCGGGTCCTCGTACGCGGCGGCAAGATCGACTACCTGAACCTGCGGCAGGCGCGGCTCAAGGACGTGGTCTTCGAGGGGTGCGTGCTGGTGGAGCCGGACTTCGGGGACGCCGTGCTGGAGCGGGTGGAGTTCCGGGACTGCGCGCTGCGGGGAGTGGACTTCGGCGGGGCGCGGATGACGGACGTGGATCTGCGCGCCGCGGGCGTACTGGAGATCGCACGCGGGCTGGACTCGCTGGCCGGGGCGGTGATCAGCCCGGCGCAGCTGTTCGACCTGGCCCCGGCGCTGGCCGCGCAGCTGGGGGTACGGGTGGTGGCCTGA
- a CDS encoding GNAT family N-acetyltransferase, with amino-acid sequence MIRNAEVTDVPVIQAMIRELAEYEKVPHEARATEEQLREALFGERSAAFAHIAESAQGEVVGFSVWFLNFSTWRGVHGIYLEDLYVRPGARGGGYGKALLRELARICVERGYGRLEWSVLNWNTPSIEFYESLGARLQDEWSVYRLTDGALAELGR; translated from the coding sequence ATGATCCGGAATGCTGAAGTCACCGATGTTCCCGTCATCCAGGCGATGATCCGCGAGCTCGCGGAGTACGAGAAGGTGCCGCACGAGGCGCGCGCGACCGAGGAGCAGCTGCGGGAGGCGCTGTTCGGGGAGCGGTCGGCGGCGTTCGCGCACATCGCGGAATCGGCGCAGGGCGAGGTCGTCGGCTTCTCGGTGTGGTTCCTCAACTTCTCGACGTGGCGCGGGGTGCACGGCATCTACCTGGAGGACTTGTACGTCCGCCCGGGCGCCCGTGGCGGCGGCTACGGCAAGGCCCTGCTGCGGGAGCTGGCGCGGATCTGCGTGGAGCGCGGCTACGGGCGGCTGGAGTGGTCGGTCCTGAACTGGAACACGCCGTCGATCGAGTTCTACGAATCCCTGGGCGCGCGCCTGCAGGACGAGTGGTCGGTCTACCGCTTGACGGACGGGGCACTGGCGGAGCTGGGGCGTTAG